Below is a window of Christensenella minuta DNA.
CGTTCCTTCAGTTCCCCAGGCAGGAAAGGGCTTAGCCCATCCTCTGCAAATTCTTCATGCCGCCTGAGGAAATCACGGATATTATCCTCGTTTTCTGCCTTATCTATGGTACAAGTGGAATACAGCAGTACACCTCCCGGTTTTACGTAAAGAGCGCAGGTCTCCAATATTTGCCGCTGCACAGCGGCAAGCGCCGGAATATCTTCTTTCTTTTTAAAAATCTTAATATCCGGTTTGCGGTATAAAAGGCCAAGAGCACTGCACGGTACGTCCGCAAGCACCACATCGAACGCCTCTTTCCATTCCAACCGGTATTCCGAAGCATCCGCAATATGGATTTCGGTGTTTTTAGCGCCCAGCCGTTCCAGAGTTCGTTTCATGAGCTCTGCCCGGTGCCGATGCAATTCCAATGCCACCACCTTGCCATCGCGGGCAAACCATGCCGCATAAGCGCTCTTCCCGCCGGGCGCTGCGCACGCATCAAGAACATAATTGTTTTTGTCGATTCCGGCGGCGCATACGGTTACCTGTGATGCCTCGCCCTGTATCGTGATTCGGCCTTCCCCGAACTCCGGTATTTCGTCTACAGCCGTCATCCCCTTAATATAGTATGCGTCTTCACAGTAGAGTCCGGGTAAATATCCTTCCGGCGCATGGTCCGCACGCAGTCTGTTCAGCCGCACGCATGTAAGCGAGCGGTCACCCGTATAACTCATCATCTGTTCTGCCTGTTCTTCCCCATATTCACGTATATATTGTTCACACAGCCATTTGGGATAGCTGTAAAATATGTGGAAATATTCCACGGGGTCTTCGTCACGGTCTGGATACTGTATTTTTCCAAAATTTTTGGATAGATTGCGCAGAACGGCGTTCACAAATCCTTTCAATTGCCGCTTTCCGGATTTCTCCGCCAATTTTACGCTTTCGTTCACCGCCGCCGATACGGGTACAGATTCAAAGAACAAAAGCTGGCAGGCGCCCAGCCGCAAAATATTCATAATTACGGAATGAACACGCTTTGCGGTAATAAATTGATTCAGCACGTAATCAATACGAAACAGATTCTCAATCGTCGTATTTGCAAGCGCAGTAATAAAGCGCTTATCTTCCACGCTCCAGCCTGTGGATAATACGCGCTTGCATTCCAGATTCAGATAGCTTTCATTTTGCAGCACATTTGTTACAATCTCAAGTGCCGCCTGCCTTGCATTCAAATTTCGCTATTCTCCCTGTTTTGAAACCGATACCCAACCTCAAGCGGTCTGCCGCACAGGCAATCCCTCGCGTCCATACAGCGCGCGCCGCAACGTTTCAGTTCTTCGACCGCGACCATTCCATCCGCACAGCGGATTCCAAGCCCCTGTTTGCTGTCCGCATATAATATGGTTCCGCATGGTTCCGTTCCGGAATATTTCTGCGCCGTTACGCGGTACACTTTGATTTTTTCATCACGATACATCATATAAGCTTCCGGCGCGGGGTTTGTACCGCGCACAAAATCATGAATCTCTTTTCCGCTTTTTGAAAAATCGATCTCTCCAAACCCGCGTTGGAACATCGGAAAATAAGTCGCCTCGGCCTCGTTTTGGGGCGTGCGCACAAGCGTCCCGTCCGCAAGTTTTTCCAGCGTTCTCTGCAGTACGCCGGCTCCCAGCACGCTAAGCTTTTCATAAAGCTGTCCTGCGGTCATGTCCTCTGGAATGCCGATACTTTCCTGCTCCAGGATATCTCCCGCGTCGAGTGCGAGCGCGGTATACATCGTCGTTATCCCCGTCTCTTTTTCACCATTGATAATAGCCCACTGGATAGGTGCCGCGCCGCGCAGCTTTGGCAGCAGGGACGCATGCACGTTAATACAGCCATATTTCGGGATAGCAAGAATCTCCTCCGTAAGGATATGCCCAAAAGCGGCCGTGATCATTATATCCGGCGCAATCCTTTTTAATAGTGCAGCCCCTTCCGGCACCCGGATTTTTTCAAACTGGTAAACCGGAATACCGGCTTTCTCCGCAGCCACCTTAACGGGCGGCGGGGTCAGCTTGTGCCCTCTTCCGGCCTTGCGGTCTGGCTGCGTCACAACAGCCGCAATATGATACTGTTCACGAATCAGCATCTCAAGGGACGGGACAGCAAAAGCAGGCGTCCCCATGAAAACAATCTTAAAGCTCTTGCTCATCTACGTTCTCTCCGGCCCCGTCCGGCTCTACACGTTCTACCATTTTGTCCGTAAATAAAATTCCGTCCAGATGGTCGATCTCATGCGCAAATGCCCGCGCGAGAAGGTCCTCCCCTACATATTCATGCTCTTCCCCGCTACGATCCAACGCGCGAACGGTCACCTTAGCGGGACGAATCACAAAACCCACGTCGTCCGGAAGTGAAAGACACCCCTCTTCTACCCGCTGCTGTCCCTCTGCATGTATGATTTCGGGGTTAATCAGCTCCAAAAGTCCTTCTCCAACATCGATCACCACAACGCGCCGCAGCACGCCCACCTGCGGAGCCGCCAGTCCTACGCCCCGCGCTTCGTACATTGTCTGCGCCATATCGTCCAAAAGGTCTGTGATATGCTTATTGATTTTGGTCACCGGCCGTGAAGTCTTCCTCAGCCTTGGATTATCCTTCAAAAGGATGGTTCTTGTTGCCATATGATTCCTCCGTCAAGCCATATTGACCGGATTGATATCGATCCCGGTCAATACATTCATATATTTCGTTCGATTGAATAACTCATAAATCTGTCCGATCAGCCCTTCGTCGTTCCTCAAATGAATCAGTATGTGGTACCGCTCTAAATCACGAATCCGCTTGATAGCCGCTTCAGATGCCCTGATACTTATTATACCACGTTTATGCGGCAATAGCACCGCTTTTAATTTCCCGATGAAATCCTTTACGGCAGCGATTACCTGCTCTTCTCTTTCCCCCGAAAACTGAAGCTGAACATATGTGGAAAACGGCGGTAATTGGGCCATTTTCCGCAAGGCGATCTCCTCATTGTAAAATCCTTCGTAATCATGATATTTTGCATACTGCACCGCATAGTGAGCCGGGTTATAAGTCTGGAGGATAACGGTTCCGGGTTCCTTCCTGCCCGCCCGCCCCGCGATCTGCGTAATATGGCAAAAGGTTCGTTCAGCGCTGCGGTAATCCGGAATATTCAGCATTGTATCCGCCGCGAGAATCGCCGACAGCGTGACATCCTTAAAATCGAATCCCTTGGCAATCATCTGCGTACCGATCAGGATATCCGCTTTATGCGCTGCAAAATCATCAAACACCCTGATATGCGCATCCTTTGTTCCCATCGTATCAAGATCCATCCGCAGGATGCGGGCCTGTGGAAACAAAGCCTTCACCTGCTCCTCAATTTGCTGCGTTCCCATCCCGAAATATTTCAGGTGGGGTTTCCCGCATTCCGGGCACACTGTCTCCGGCGCCTTCGTCCGCCCGCAATAGTGGCATTTGAGAATATCCTGAGCTTTATGATAGGTCATTGTTACGTCACAGCTGTCACATTTCACCACGTAACCGCACGAACGGCACATAACAAAAGTGGAATAGCCCCTGCGGTTCAAAAACAGCATTGCCTGCTTTCCGTTTGCAAGCGTGCGCTCCAGCTCATCGTACAGCCTGCCGCTAATGGCGGTTCGGTTGCCGTTTTTGAGTTCATTGCACAGGTCAATGATTTCTACTGCGGGAAGCTGCAGGGCAAACAGGCGATTTGGCATTTTCAATATTTCAAACTCTCCCTGCCGCGCTTTGTAATATGTTTCAATCTGTGGCGTAGCGCTTCCCAGAATCAATATTGCATCACTGAGGCGGCAACGCTCTTCCGCAATTTCATGCGCGGTGTATTTAGGATAATTATCCGCCTTATAACTCGTTTCATGTTCTTCATCTATAATAATAACTCCTAGGTTTTCCAGCGGGGCAAATACTGCTGAACGCGCTCCCAAAACAATCTTTGCTTCCCCACGCTTAACCTTCATCCATTCGTCAAACCGCTCTCCCGCGGAAAGCCCGGAATGAAATACGGCAATCTCCTCGTTAAACCGCTGTTTCAAAAACGTATAGGTCTGCGGAGTTAGAGAGATTTCAGGCACAAGCAAAATCGCCGTTTTGCCCTGCGCGAGACAATCGCGCATCACCCTGATATAAATTTCCGTTTTACCGCTCCCTGTAACCCCATGCAATAAAAAACGTTTTTTTCCGTTGCTGCGAATTCGTTCCAAAATTTCCTTCTGCCTTTCCGTCAATTCATAATCAACGATCCGGGCAACTGCTTTTTCAAAAGGAGCTCTGGCGACTTCTGTCCGGACGACTTCGATGATCCCTTTTTTTTCAAGGGATTTCGTCGCCGAGGCGTTCAATTCCGCCGCAGGCACTTCACCTTCTTTCTTTAAAAGGTCGATCACTTCTTTCTGCCTTGGGAACTTTACGCTGCCGTCCTTTTTCAGCAGCCCGGCTTCCGCCGCCAGCAGGTCTTTTCCCGCAAGAAGCAAGCGGGCCACATTTTGCGTTTTTACAGAAACCCTGCCGCCGCGGACCTGTGCTGGAAGCATAAAACGAAGCGCCGCTGCGAGGGTTGTATTGTATTTCTGTTTAATAAATTCAGCAAGCCCGATCTGTTCGCCGGTCAGTGCGCAAAAATCGTCGAGGGAGCATAAAATTTCTTTAATTTTTTCCGGCGCATATTCGGAAGATGCCTCGAGCCCAATGACAATGCCTTCCGTATCCTTCATATGGCCAAAAGGAACCTTCACACGCATTCCCGGCAGGATATTCAAGCCATCTGGAATCTTATATTCAAATACGCGGTCAACCTGCGTGTGTGAAATATCCACAATCACCCGTGCGTACATCCCGGCTCCTTCCTTTCCAAAAATAGCGCCCCTGGATGGGAGCGCTATCCGCTGATCTTGGCAATTTCAGTAAGGATACTGTCGGCCAGATTGCGCTTTGTATCTCTGGTAAAGTGCACGGCTTTCCCATCCCTCGTATAAATTGAAACTGCGTTGTATTCGCTGTCAAATCCAGTTTCCGTTCCGGAAACGTCGTTTGCAATAATCATATCGAGATTCTTGCGGCTGAGCTTATCCCTCGCATAGCCCTCAAGATTTTGTGTCTCTGCGGCAAAACCAGCAAGAAACGCATGTTTCGTTTTTCCCACCTCCGCAAGGATATCCCTTGTTTTTTCGAATTCGATTACCAACGCATCCTGCTTTTTCATCTTGTGCTCCGCACAAACTATGGGCGTATAATCCGCTACCGCCGCGCACATAATAATCACATCGGCTTTATCTTTCAGGTCCATCACCCGGTCGTACATTTCCGCCGCGCTTTGAACCGGATAAAACTCTACTCCCTCTGGCTTTTCCAGTGAAACAGGACCGGAGACAAGCGCTACGTCCGCTCCGCGCGCAACCGCCGCATCCGCCAGCGCATACCCCATCCGTCCGGAAGACCGGTTAGTTAGGTAGCGCACCGGGTCAATCGCTTCGCGCGTCGGCCCTGCCGTTATTAATATTCTCTTTCCCTGGAAGTCAGCTTTCTTTTTAAAAAAGTTTTCCACAGCCGACAGAATGTCTTCGGGCTCCAGCATGCGTCCCGCACCCGTCTGTCCGCACGCTAAGTCGCCATCCCCGGCAGGCAGAATGATATAACCGCGATCCCTGAGAATTTGCAGGTTAACCTGTGTGGCAATGTTTTCATACATTGCCGTATTCATTGCCGGAGCAATAAAAATCGGACAGGTACACGCAAGTAAGGTCGTGGTCAGCATATTATCCGCGATGCCGCAGGCCAGCTTTGCAATCGTATTCGCCGTAGCAGGCGCTACGAGCGCAAGATCGGCCTTTTGCGCAAGCGCGATATGCTCCACCTCCCACGGTTTCTCCCGGGAAAACAGGTCGGTCACGACCGCGTTTTTGCTCAACGTTTCAAAAGTAAGGGGCGCAACAAAACGGGTAGCCGCTTCCGTCATTACGACGTCTACGCCTGCTCCCGTCTTCTTCAGCATACTGGTAAGATTTGCAGCCTTATAGGCGGCAATACCGCCCGTTACGCCCAAAAGGACGTTCTTCCCGCCCAGCATTTTCTTATTTGATTCCATCCGTCACGCGGATATAAGTCACTTTGTCATTCAGTATCTCATTGACCGCTTGGGAAACGGGATTTTTATCCTCAGGCTCGGTCAGCGGCTGCGCACCGTCAATCAGCTGCCGCGCCCGCTTTGCCGTTTCGACGATCAGCGTATACCTGCAGTCCACCTTTGCCAACAAATCATTTAATTCCAAATGTATCATAACTATAAAATCCTCCGTTTAGCTTTTTTCTATCATTTCCCTGACCTCCGCAACCGCGGTCATCAGATCGTCGTTTACCACCGAATAATCATATTGATCTGCAAGCTCCATTTCGGCACGCGCTTTTCCAAAGCGCCTGCCGATTTGTTCCTCGGTTTCCGTTCCCCGGCCGCGAAGCCGGGCAAGAAGCACCTCCTCAGAAGGCGGCAGGATAAAAATCATCACCGCGTCCGGATAATTCTTTTTTACCTGCAGCGCACCCTGCACGTCTATTTCAAGGATCACATTTTTGCCTTCACCCAGTTTTCCCAGCACATAATCCTTCGGCGTTCCGTAATAGCATCCAAAAACATCCGCGTATTCAAGGAATTTGTGTTCGGAAATCATCCGTTCAAACTCCTCCCGGGATTTAAAGAAATAATTCACACCCTCCTTCTCCTGCCCGCGCGGCGCACGCGTTGTACAGGAAATGGAAAGCTCGTATTTTCCGCTTTTCAACAGTTGATCCACAATTGTTCCTTTTCCGGCCCCCGACGGTCCCGAAATTACGATTAATTTCCCTGTTCCCCCCATAATCAAACTTCCTCAATCGTCAGAATCATCTGTATCTTTTGTTACAATACGGTTTGCAACCGTTTCCGGCTGTACCGCCGACAGGATCACATGGTCGCTGTCCATGATGACTACGGCGCGCGTACGCCTGCCATAGGTTGCGTCGATAAGCCGTCCCGCCGCCCTTGCCTCCGAAATAATACGCTTGATGGGCGCCGATTCCGGGCTGACGATTGCAACCAGGCGGTTTGCCGAGGCAATATTGCCAAATCCGATATTAATAAGTTTAATCGCCATGCTATGCTCCTATTCGATATTCTGTATCTGCTCCCTGATCTTTTCCACTTCGCCTTTCCCGGCGATCACCTGTTTTAAAATATCTCCATCCTGTGTTTTAGAGCCGATTGTGTTGAATTCGCGGTTCAGCTCCTGCACAATAAAATCCATGTTCCGGCCCTGCGGGGTCGTTTCTTCCGCCGCCGCTTTAAATTGTTTTACATGGCTTTTGAGGCGTACCAATTCCTCGGTAATATTGCACCGGTCCGCATAAAACGCTACTTCCTGCGCAAGACGCTGCTCGTCCACCTCAGTGCCGTCCAAAAGCTCCTGCAACCTTTCTTTCAGCTTCATCTTGTATTCATAGACCACAATATCTTCCTTTGAAGCAATGTTATTGACATAAACGAGAATCGTATCAAGCCGCTGCATAATATCCTTTTTCAGCTGCTCGCCTTCCTCTTCGCGCGCTCTTTTCAATTCAGCAAGCGCGCCGTCAAGGTTTGTGAACAAGAGCTTTTTCAGAGCTTCCTCATCCGAATTCTCATCCTCATAGGTCACCGCGTCAGGAAGCCGCATCAGGCTTGTGACAGTGAGGTCGTTTTCGATTCCGCACTGTGTGCCAATGCCTTTCGCAGCCTTCATATATGCCGTTATAAGCGGCATATCCACAATTACATTTTTTGCGTCCTCGCGCTCAGAGGAATAATAAATGAATACATCGACTCTGCCCCGGCTTACGTTTTTCTTAACATACTTTCGTACCTCGTCCTCCAAAAAGACCATGAAACGCGGTTCCCGGATACTGATATCGAGAAAACGGTGGTTCACCGTCTTGATTTCCACCCGCAGCTTTCTTCCGTCAATCGCGATTTCGCTTTTACCAAAGCCTGTCATGCTTTTCAAACGCGCATACCTCTTTCAAAAATCGTTGGCTATTATTATAGCACAATCCAAGCTATCTTTCCAATACTTTATACAGCTCATCCGCCGGATATGGCGTTATGGCCCGTTTTTGTCCGGATGACAGGTCATATACTCCCTGTCCTCCGGCCTTGCCGATAACCGTCGCCGGAATTCCGTTTGCCCTCATCGCCTCTACAATTCTATTTCCGTTTCGCGCCGCGATCATCATACTGCCGGATGAAATAAGCCCATAGACATCAAGCCCGTATTTTGTGCAAACTCTGCTTGTCAGCGGCAAAACAGGAACCGCAGAAAGGTCTATGCGCGCACCCGTGCCGGATGCTTCGCACATCTCGCAGACCGCGCCGAGAACGCCGCCCTCCGTAATGTCGTGCATTGCATGGATGCCGTCCGTCTCTGCCGCGATCCTGCCGTCTTTTACCACGCTCAAAGATTCCTTGATTCGAGCAAGCTCTTTCCGCTCCTGCTCCGTCAATGAAAGCTCTCCGCTGAAATCCGACGCGATGATCGCGGTTCCCTCGAGCCCCGCATATTTTGTCATAATGATATCATCGCCAGGCTGCACGTCAGACGTTTTAAACATTTTTCCCTTAACCACAGGCTTGCCGATCATCGTCACCGAGACCACCGTACGTGTTACGCTGTCCGTAACTTCCGTATGCCCGCCGATGATGTCGATCCCAAGGCTGCGCGCGGTTTGCACGAGTTCGTTCATCAGCTTCCTGACTTGTGCCTCTCCTGCCGACGGCGGGATGAGCAGCGTCACAAGCGCCGCAATCGGCGCCGCGCCTGCGGCGGCTATATCGTTTGCATTGATATGGATAGCAAGAACTCCGGTTTGTTTTCCGCCGGCGGTGATTGGATCAGTCGAAACGACACACAAATCCCCCGTTATCACGGCGCAGCAATCCTCGCCAACACCCGCGCCCACCACGGTCTCTTCATTTTGCGGCTCGATTTTATCAATCACAAGCTCGCGCAGCTTTGCGTTTGTCAGCTTGCCCTGCCTCATGCCTTGTCAAGCTCCGCCTTTACCAGTTCGTTTACCGTTTTCGGATTAGCCTTCCCCTTCGTCGCCTTCATCACCTGGCCGACAAAAAAGGTCATCGCCTTTTTGTTACCGCCCTTAAAATCTGCGACAGGTTTTGGATTTTCCACAATGATCTTCTGCACAAGCGCCAAAATTTCGTCCGCGTTGTCGTTTTGCTTTAAATCCTTTTCCTCTACAATCTGCGCGGGCTTTTTCCCGGTTTTGAACATTTCCTCAAATACCTGTTTCCCCATGCTCGAATTGATTATCCCGTCGTTTACAAGCTTTAACAGGTCGGTGAAATCTTCAGGCGATACCGGGATATCCTTCGCCTCCATATTGCTTTCCTTCAGGAGCCGTGCAAGTTCAACCATAATATAGTTGCTGATGGCTTTCGGCTCATTGTAAATCGCCACACTGTCTTCAAAGAATTTTGCCGTGTATTTGGACATCGTAAGCACGCCGGCATCGTACTCCGGCAGTCCAAACTCGCTTACATAGCGCTTGCGTTTCGCGGCAGGCAGTTCCGGAAGCGCCGCTCTAATCTTGGCAATACGCTCGTCCGTAAGATAAACGGGAACAAGGTCCGGATCCGGGAAATAGCGGTAATCATGCGCTTCTTCCTTGTCGCGCATCGGGTATGTTTTCCCTTTGGCATCGTCCCAGCGGCGCGTTTCCTGCACAATTTCCCCACCATCCTCAATCACCTCTATGTGGCGCTTTGCTTCATATTCAATTGCCCGCTGTGCGGCCGAAATACTATTGACATTTTTAAGCTCCGTACGGGTGCCGTATTTTGTTTCGCCCGCCGGGCGGACGGAAATATTGATATCGCA
It encodes the following:
- the coaBC gene encoding bifunctional phosphopantothenoylcysteine decarboxylase/phosphopantothenate--cysteine ligase CoaBC; protein product: MESNKKMLGGKNVLLGVTGGIAAYKAANLTSMLKKTGAGVDVVMTEAATRFVAPLTFETLSKNAVVTDLFSREKPWEVEHIALAQKADLALVAPATANTIAKLACGIADNMLTTTLLACTCPIFIAPAMNTAMYENIATQVNLQILRDRGYIILPAGDGDLACGQTGAGRMLEPEDILSAVENFFKKKADFQGKRILITAGPTREAIDPVRYLTNRSSGRMGYALADAAVARGADVALVSGPVSLEKPEGVEFYPVQSAAEMYDRVMDLKDKADVIIMCAAVADYTPIVCAEHKMKKQDALVIEFEKTRDILAEVGKTKHAFLAGFAAETQNLEGYARDKLSRKNLDMIIANDVSGTETGFDSEYNAVSIYTRDGKAVHFTRDTKRNLADSILTEIAKISG
- the rpoZ gene encoding DNA-directed RNA polymerase subunit omega, with product MIHLELNDLLAKVDCRYTLIVETAKRARQLIDGAQPLTEPEDKNPVSQAVNEILNDKVTYIRVTDGIK
- the priA gene encoding replication restart helicase PriA — encoded protein: MYARVIVDISHTQVDRVFEYKIPDGLNILPGMRVKVPFGHMKDTEGIVIGLEASSEYAPEKIKEILCSLDDFCALTGEQIGLAEFIKQKYNTTLAAALRFMLPAQVRGGRVSVKTQNVARLLLAGKDLLAAEAGLLKKDGSVKFPRQKEVIDLLKKEGEVPAAELNASATKSLEKKGIIEVVRTEVARAPFEKAVARIVDYELTERQKEILERIRSNGKKRFLLHGVTGSGKTEIYIRVMRDCLAQGKTAILLVPEISLTPQTYTFLKQRFNEEIAVFHSGLSAGERFDEWMKVKRGEAKIVLGARSAVFAPLENLGVIIIDEEHETSYKADNYPKYTAHEIAEERCRLSDAILILGSATPQIETYYKARQGEFEILKMPNRLFALQLPAVEIIDLCNELKNGNRTAISGRLYDELERTLANGKQAMLFLNRRGYSTFVMCRSCGYVVKCDSCDVTMTYHKAQDILKCHYCGRTKAPETVCPECGKPHLKYFGMGTQQIEEQVKALFPQARILRMDLDTMGTKDAHIRVFDDFAAHKADILIGTQMIAKGFDFKDVTLSAILAADTMLNIPDYRSAERTFCHITQIAGRAGRKEPGTVILQTYNPAHYAVQYAKYHDYEGFYNEEIALRKMAQLPPFSTYVQLQFSGEREEQVIAAVKDFIGKLKAVLLPHKRGIISIRASEAAIKRIRDLERYHILIHLRNDEGLIGQIYELFNRTKYMNVLTGIDINPVNMA
- the rsmB gene encoding 16S rRNA (cytosine(967)-C(5))-methyltransferase RsmB gives rise to the protein MNARQAALEIVTNVLQNESYLNLECKRVLSTGWSVEDKRFITALANTTIENLFRIDYVLNQFITAKRVHSVIMNILRLGACQLLFFESVPVSAAVNESVKLAEKSGKRQLKGFVNAVLRNLSKNFGKIQYPDRDEDPVEYFHIFYSYPKWLCEQYIREYGEEQAEQMMSYTGDRSLTCVRLNRLRADHAPEGYLPGLYCEDAYYIKGMTAVDEIPEFGEGRITIQGEASQVTVCAAGIDKNNYVLDACAAPGGKSAYAAWFARDGKVVALELHRHRAELMKRTLERLGAKNTEIHIADASEYRLEWKEAFDVVLADVPCSALGLLYRKPDIKIFKKKEDIPALAAVQRQILETCALYVKPGGVLLYSTCTIDKAENEDNIRDFLRRHEEFAEDGLSPFLPGELKERTEDGMLQLFPHIDSIDGFFMARLRRL
- the gatB gene encoding Asp-tRNA(Asn)/Glu-tRNA(Gln) amidotransferase subunit GatB; the encoded protein is MRYETVIGLEVHVEMATETKIFCACKNKFGSQPNTNVCPVCLSMPGTLPVLNEQAVEYGVRAGLSLNCEIPNYSKLDRKGYFYPDLAKAYQISQYDFPLCSHGEVEVETDGEKHKIGITRIHIEEDAGKLVHQGTESFVDYNRGGVPLMEIVTEPDFRSASQVKAFLDTVRANMEYIGVSDCKMEEGSMRCDINISVRPAGETKYGTRTELKNVNSISAAQRAIEYEAKRHIEVIEDGGEIVQETRRWDDAKGKTYPMRDKEEAHDYRYFPDPDLVPVYLTDERIAKIRAALPELPAAKRKRYVSEFGLPEYDAGVLTMSKYTAKFFEDSVAIYNEPKAISNYIMVELARLLKESNMEAKDIPVSPEDFTDLLKLVNDGIINSSMGKQVFEEMFKTGKKPAQIVEEKDLKQNDNADEILALVQKIIVENPKPVADFKGGNKKAMTFFVGQVMKATKGKANPKTVNELVKAELDKA
- the gmk gene encoding guanylate kinase, coding for MGGTGKLIVISGPSGAGKGTIVDQLLKSGKYELSISCTTRAPRGQEKEGVNYFFKSREEFERMISEHKFLEYADVFGCYYGTPKDYVLGKLGEGKNVILEIDVQGALQVKKNYPDAVMIFILPPSEEVLLARLRGRGTETEEQIGRRFGKARAEMELADQYDYSVVNDDLMTAVAEVREMIEKS
- the fmt gene encoding methionyl-tRNA formyltransferase, with amino-acid sequence MSKSFKIVFMGTPAFAVPSLEMLIREQYHIAAVVTQPDRKAGRGHKLTPPPVKVAAEKAGIPVYQFEKIRVPEGAALLKRIAPDIMITAAFGHILTEEILAIPKYGCINVHASLLPKLRGAAPIQWAIINGEKETGITTMYTALALDAGDILEQESIGIPEDMTAGQLYEKLSVLGAGVLQRTLEKLADGTLVRTPQNEAEATYFPMFQRGFGEIDFSKSGKEIHDFVRGTNPAPEAYMMYRDEKIKVYRVTAQKYSGTEPCGTILYADSKQGLGIRCADGMVAVEELKRCGARCMDARDCLCGRPLEVGYRFQNRENSEI
- a CDS encoding AIR synthase family protein, translated to MRQGKLTNAKLRELVIDKIEPQNEETVVGAGVGEDCCAVITGDLCVVSTDPITAGGKQTGVLAIHINANDIAAAGAAPIAALVTLLIPPSAGEAQVRKLMNELVQTARSLGIDIIGGHTEVTDSVTRTVVSVTMIGKPVVKGKMFKTSDVQPGDDIIMTKYAGLEGTAIIASDFSGELSLTEQERKELARIKESLSVVKDGRIAAETDGIHAMHDITEGGVLGAVCEMCEASGTGARIDLSAVPVLPLTSRVCTKYGLDVYGLISSGSMMIAARNGNRIVEAMRANGIPATVIGKAGGQGVYDLSSGQKRAITPYPADELYKVLER
- the def gene encoding peptide deformylase — protein: MATRTILLKDNPRLRKTSRPVTKINKHITDLLDDMAQTMYEARGVGLAAPQVGVLRRVVVIDVGEGLLELINPEIIHAEGQQRVEEGCLSLPDDVGFVIRPAKVTVRALDRSGEEHEYVGEDLLARAFAHEIDHLDGILFTDKMVERVEPDGAGENVDEQEL
- a CDS encoding YicC/YloC family endoribonuclease, producing MTGFGKSEIAIDGRKLRVEIKTVNHRFLDISIREPRFMVFLEDEVRKYVKKNVSRGRVDVFIYYSSEREDAKNVIVDMPLITAYMKAAKGIGTQCGIENDLTVTSLMRLPDAVTYEDENSDEEALKKLLFTNLDGALAELKRAREEEGEQLKKDIMQRLDTILVYVNNIASKEDIVVYEYKMKLKERLQELLDGTEVDEQRLAQEVAFYADRCNITEELVRLKSHVKQFKAAAEETTPQGRNMDFIVQELNREFNTIGSKTQDGDILKQVIAGKGEVEKIREQIQNIE
- the remA gene encoding extracellular matrix/biofilm regulator RemA, yielding MAIKLINIGFGNIASANRLVAIVSPESAPIKRIISEARAAGRLIDATYGRRTRAVVIMDSDHVILSAVQPETVANRIVTKDTDDSDD